A genomic region of Raphanus sativus cultivar WK10039 chromosome 6, ASM80110v3, whole genome shotgun sequence contains the following coding sequences:
- the LOC108830095 gene encoding E3 ubiquitin protein ligase RIE1 isoform X2 has product MAGMLPGVECARRRRFHGGAPPIDLSNTASVAAATGHVWTRRPSFSLYTTNHESHQAYVSFSFRQNDKDKVNKLEQGKGKSLKDLPTEVVGLKKSRRRLVKWFGWRVKEQQECAICLDQFKTGETLVHLPCTHKFHSICLLPWLDTNVYCPYCRMDIWN; this is encoded by the exons ATGGCTGGTATGCTTCCAGGAGTTGAGTGCGCGAGGAGGCGGCGCTTCCACGGCGGTGCTCCACCGATTGACTTATCCAACACGGCTTCTGTGGCTGCAGCAACGGGACACGTATGGACTCGCCGACCATCCTTCTCTCTCTACACTACCAATCACGAGAGTCACCAAGCCTATGTCTCCTTCTCG TTCAGGCAAAATGACAAAGACAAAGTGAATAAATTGGAGCAAGGGAAAGGTAAATCTCTCAAGGATTTACCGACAGAGGTAGTTGGGTTAAAGAAGAGCCGGAGAAGGCTTGTCAAATGGTTCGGGTGGCGAGTAAAGGAGCAACAAGAGTGTGCTATATGTCTAGACCAGTTCAAGACGGGTGAGACATTGGTCCACCTACCATGCACCCATAAGTTTCACTCCATATGTTTATTGCCTTGGCTAGATACCAACGTGTATTGCCCTTATTGTAGAATGGACATTTGGAAttaa
- the LOC108830095 gene encoding probable E3 ubiquitin-protein ligase RHY1A isoform X1: protein MAGMLPGVECARRRRFHGGAPPIDLSNTASVAAATGHVWTRRPSFSLYTTNHESHQAYVSFSERNIRNKSYGVDNHEKLVGAAKEAKDRLDERLRNPRRRQNDKDKVNKLEQGKGKSLKDLPTEVVGLKKSRRRLVKWFGWRVKEQQECAICLDQFKTGETLVHLPCTHKFHSICLLPWLDTNVYCPYCRMDIWN, encoded by the exons ATGGCTGGTATGCTTCCAGGAGTTGAGTGCGCGAGGAGGCGGCGCTTCCACGGCGGTGCTCCACCGATTGACTTATCCAACACGGCTTCTGTGGCTGCAGCAACGGGACACGTATGGACTCGCCGACCATCCTTCTCTCTCTACACTACCAATCACGAGAGTCACCAAGCCTATGTCTCCTTCTCG gAGAGAAATATTAGGAACAAATCTTACGGTGTTGATAACCATGAGAAGCTTGTAGGAGCAGCCAAAGAGGCGAAAGATAGATTGGACGAGCGGCTGAGAAACCCGCGAAGAAG GCAAAATGACAAAGACAAAGTGAATAAATTGGAGCAAGGGAAAGGTAAATCTCTCAAGGATTTACCGACAGAGGTAGTTGGGTTAAAGAAGAGCCGGAGAAGGCTTGTCAAATGGTTCGGGTGGCGAGTAAAGGAGCAACAAGAGTGTGCTATATGTCTAGACCAGTTCAAGACGGGTGAGACATTGGTCCACCTACCATGCACCCATAAGTTTCACTCCATATGTTTATTGCCTTGGCTAGATACCAACGTGTATTGCCCTTATTGTAGAATGGACATTTGGAAttaa
- the LOC108830095 gene encoding uncharacterized protein LOC108830095 isoform X3, protein MAGMLPGVECARRRRFHGGAPPIDLSNTASVAAATGHVWTRRPSFSLYTTNHESHQAYVSFSERNIRNKSYGVDNHEKLVGAAKEAKDRLDERLRNPRRSSGKMTKTK, encoded by the exons ATGGCTGGTATGCTTCCAGGAGTTGAGTGCGCGAGGAGGCGGCGCTTCCACGGCGGTGCTCCACCGATTGACTTATCCAACACGGCTTCTGTGGCTGCAGCAACGGGACACGTATGGACTCGCCGACCATCCTTCTCTCTCTACACTACCAATCACGAGAGTCACCAAGCCTATGTCTCCTTCTCG gAGAGAAATATTAGGAACAAATCTTACGGTGTTGATAACCATGAGAAGCTTGTAGGAGCAGCCAAAGAGGCGAAAGATAGATTGGACGAGCGGCTGAGAAACCCGCGAAGAAG TTCAGGCAAAATGACAAAGACAAAGTGA